The Novipirellula artificiosorum genome contains a region encoding:
- a CDS encoding glutamate-5-semialdehyde dehydrogenase: MPVTEASAEIARYCRQTAEAAKLASYRLSSLDAEVKNRWLRQSATELVASLDTIIAANQQDLDAAPGYGLSDAAIDRLKLDAGRVQSIATALEEIAMLPDPVGEVIDGHTRPGGLQILKRRVPLGVVFFIYESRPNVTADAAGICVKSGNAVILRGGKEAIHSSQAIVDVLSRCAADCGLPENAVQLVSTTDRVAVGEFLKLGELIDVTIPRGGEGLIRRVAAEATMPVIKHYDGNCHVYVDEHADIEMAVDIIENAKCQRMGVCNACESLLIHQAIAKNALPKIAKRLTERGIEIRADERARKWIEGAVAATDEDWSTEYLGPKISVAVVDSLDQAAEHINRYGSHHTDAIVTEQLKASETFTSLVDSSAVMVNASTRFNDGGVFGLGAEIGISTDKFHARGPCGLRELTTYKYIVRGNGHCRS; encoded by the coding sequence ATGCCTGTTACCGAAGCTTCTGCTGAAATCGCACGCTATTGCCGCCAAACCGCGGAAGCGGCCAAGCTTGCGTCGTATCGCTTGTCGTCGCTTGATGCCGAGGTCAAGAACCGCTGGCTGCGGCAATCTGCCACCGAATTGGTCGCGTCGCTGGACACGATCATTGCCGCGAACCAGCAGGATCTGGACGCAGCACCCGGGTATGGGCTCAGCGATGCCGCGATCGATCGGCTGAAATTGGATGCGGGTCGGGTTCAGTCCATTGCGACGGCACTCGAAGAAATTGCCATGCTTCCCGATCCGGTCGGCGAGGTCATCGACGGTCACACGCGGCCGGGTGGGCTGCAGATCCTAAAGCGTCGTGTGCCTCTCGGCGTCGTCTTTTTTATCTATGAGAGCCGGCCCAACGTGACCGCTGACGCAGCCGGGATCTGCGTAAAGAGTGGTAATGCGGTCATTCTACGGGGCGGCAAAGAAGCCATTCATAGCAGCCAAGCGATTGTGGACGTGCTCTCACGCTGTGCCGCGGATTGTGGGTTGCCGGAAAATGCGGTCCAGCTGGTTTCCACCACCGATCGAGTCGCAGTTGGTGAATTCTTGAAGTTGGGGGAACTGATCGATGTGACGATCCCACGCGGTGGAGAAGGTTTGATTCGTCGCGTTGCGGCCGAAGCCACGATGCCCGTGATCAAGCACTACGACGGGAATTGTCATGTTTATGTCGATGAACATGCCGACATCGAAATGGCGGTCGACATTATCGAGAATGCTAAATGCCAGCGGATGGGAGTCTGCAACGCTTGCGAATCCTTGTTGATTCATCAAGCGATTGCAAAAAACGCACTTCCGAAGATCGCGAAACGGCTGACCGAGCGAGGGATTGAGATTCGAGCGGACGAGCGAGCTCGGAAATGGATCGAGGGTGCCGTCGCGGCGACCGACGAGGACTGGTCGACCGAGTATTTGGGACCGAAGATCAGTGTCGCCGTGGTCGATTCACTCGACCAGGCAGCAGAGCACATCAACCGCTACGGTTCGCATCATACCGATGCGATTGTGACCGAGCAGTTGAAGGCATCGGAGACGTTCACGAGCTTAGTCGACAGCTCCGCTGTGATGGTGAACGCCAGCACTCGATTCAACGACGGGGGCGTCTTTGGACTCGGTGCCGAGATCGGTATTTCGACCGACAAATTTCACGCTCGTGGCCCGTGCGGTCTTCGCGAGTTGACCACCTACAAGTACATCGTCCGTGGAAACGGGCACTGCAGGAGCTAG
- the fliM gene encoding flagellar motor switch protein FliM, with protein MSDESLSQNQVESLLKAMESVDAPGTAPAGARTVNSPRSKATAGQSKPSYNKMSGVLPAGVRVTAYDFKRPERVGKDQMRAMHSLHETLARNFGAAMSGLLRTMIEVKLLSVDQLTYSEFVFSLDNPSCFSVLKPQPLEGHWILDVAPTLSYAVIDRMLGGDPKPGDTIRRPLTEIETRLVRRIVDLFLTQLSHSWENIVALDLEVDRMESNPQLVQIVPPNEVVILVGFEVLLGKNRGMMNLCIPFNTIEGFNSQLSRNGWVGYGKGKPTEKTRRRISNNIDAAPVDVVVTLARSRIRTGDLLELSVGDVITTEKEVNAPLELSIQNIPKFNAKAGAFKGKKAVRIESMLQPKHPVTDDDESNPNRVDGVADAGE; from the coding sequence ATGTCGGATGAATCGCTAAGTCAAAACCAAGTCGAAAGTCTGCTCAAGGCCATGGAATCGGTCGATGCGCCCGGGACGGCACCCGCTGGCGCTCGCACGGTCAATTCGCCCCGTAGCAAGGCCACGGCGGGGCAGAGCAAACCGTCGTACAACAAGATGTCGGGGGTGTTGCCGGCTGGGGTGCGTGTGACGGCGTATGATTTCAAACGTCCCGAACGCGTTGGCAAAGACCAAATGCGAGCGATGCATTCGCTGCACGAGACGCTGGCGCGAAACTTTGGCGCGGCGATGTCAGGATTGCTGCGAACGATGATTGAGGTCAAATTGCTCAGTGTCGATCAATTGACCTACAGCGAATTTGTGTTCAGCCTCGATAACCCGAGCTGTTTCAGTGTCTTGAAGCCGCAACCCCTCGAAGGCCATTGGATCCTCGACGTGGCGCCGACGTTGTCGTATGCGGTGATTGACCGCATGCTCGGCGGTGACCCCAAACCGGGCGATACGATTCGACGTCCGTTGACGGAGATCGAAACGCGCTTGGTTCGAAGAATCGTCGATTTATTTTTGACTCAACTCTCTCATTCCTGGGAAAACATCGTTGCCTTGGACTTGGAAGTCGACCGGATGGAGAGCAACCCACAATTGGTTCAAATCGTTCCGCCCAACGAGGTCGTTATTTTGGTCGGTTTCGAAGTGCTGCTGGGTAAGAATCGCGGCATGATGAATCTCTGTATTCCGTTCAATACCATCGAAGGGTTCAATTCCCAATTATCACGCAACGGATGGGTGGGGTACGGTAAAGGCAAGCCAACGGAGAAAACTCGCAGACGAATCTCCAACAACATCGATGCGGCGCCGGTCGATGTGGTGGTCACGTTGGCACGGTCAAGGATACGAACCGGAGACTTGTTAGAGTTGTCGGTCGGGGATGTCATTACGACCGAAAAGGAGGTCAATGCTCCGTTGGAGTTGTCGATCCAAAACATTCCGAAATTCAACGCCAAAGCGGGTGCTTTCAAAGGAAAGAAAGCCGTTCGCATCGAATCCATGCTGCAGCCGAAACATCCGGTCACCGACGACGATGAGAGCAACCCGAATCGAGTGGATGGCGTTGCGGATGCAGGAGAGTAA
- a CDS encoding phosphatidate cytidylyltransferase produces the protein MLLSPEVRTALLCVFAALSLFSLAAFVVQRMKPEHDLSELQSRIRTWWAIVGFFSLMLYWSATATIVFFAFVSFLALKEFLSMTPTRRADRRVLFYAYLAILGQYYFAAVEWYGMFIMFIPVLMFVWLPTRMLWLGQTDGFLKAAGTLHWALMITVFSLSHAAFLLVLHPGSSPRVIPQFPSSAGEAYPGAGLLVFLVLVTELNDLCQGWWGRSFGKRKIAPTISSGKTDAGLIGGVASTFLIAWLLGPRLTMMDGPRSVMAGLIIAVAGIAGHLCLSALKRDLKIKDFGATLPGHGGVLDRVDSLVFTAPLFFHFVYYTYG, from the coding sequence ATGCTGCTCAGTCCTGAAGTCCGCACGGCATTGCTTTGCGTGTTTGCGGCATTGTCGCTTTTCAGCTTGGCTGCGTTCGTGGTGCAGCGGATGAAACCGGAGCACGATCTCTCGGAGCTTCAAAGCCGAATCAGGACTTGGTGGGCGATCGTTGGGTTTTTCTCGCTCATGTTGTACTGGTCGGCGACGGCGACGATTGTGTTTTTTGCCTTCGTCAGCTTCTTGGCTTTGAAAGAGTTCTTGTCCATGACGCCGACACGACGGGCGGATCGACGTGTATTGTTCTATGCGTATCTGGCGATCCTTGGCCAGTACTATTTTGCTGCGGTCGAATGGTATGGCATGTTTATCATGTTCATTCCCGTGTTGATGTTCGTCTGGTTACCCACACGGATGCTATGGCTCGGGCAGACCGACGGGTTCCTGAAAGCCGCGGGAACCTTGCATTGGGCATTAATGATCACGGTGTTCAGCCTCTCACATGCAGCCTTTCTGTTGGTTCTGCATCCCGGTTCGTCACCCCGAGTGATCCCGCAGTTTCCGTCGTCAGCGGGGGAGGCCTATCCTGGTGCTGGGCTGCTCGTTTTTCTGGTGTTGGTGACGGAGCTCAATGATCTTTGCCAAGGCTGGTGGGGAAGGTCCTTTGGCAAACGCAAGATCGCACCGACGATCAGCTCCGGCAAGACCGACGCTGGGCTGATCGGTGGTGTTGCATCGACGTTTTTGATCGCTTGGTTGTTGGGACCGCGATTGACGATGATGGACGGCCCGCGTTCCGTGATGGCGGGATTGATTATCGCGGTGGCGGGAATTGCCGGTCATCTTTGTTTGTCTGCACTGAAACGCGACTTGAAGATCAAAGATTTTGGTGCCACGTTACCCGGTCACGGTGGCGTGCTCGATCGGGTCGATTCCTTGGTCTTTACCGCGCCGCTGTTTTTTCACTTTGTCTACTACACCTATGGCTGA
- a CDS encoding lysophospholipid acyltransferase family protein codes for MNHFLRPLFFAVVVRPLMMIVLGTNIRRQEGLPRTGPALIVANHNSHLDVFALMNILGLKQLASVRPVAAADYFMTRPLRRWFATRIVGIIPIDRTNTKRDPSGRHPLEPISEVLRDEGIVLLFPEGTRGEPEQLEAFQSGVAHLARRHPDVPIVPVFMHGLGKALPKGEAILVPFFCDVFVGEPLDAGLPKKEFMQQLGERFAELSAESRPGYEPENPRTGPVPLK; via the coding sequence ATGAACCACTTCTTGCGCCCGTTGTTTTTCGCCGTCGTCGTGCGACCGCTGATGATGATCGTGTTGGGGACGAATATCCGGCGACAAGAAGGATTGCCTCGCACAGGACCCGCGTTGATTGTGGCAAATCACAACAGCCACTTGGATGTGTTTGCCTTGATGAATATCTTGGGGCTGAAACAGCTCGCGTCGGTGCGGCCGGTTGCAGCAGCCGACTACTTCATGACGCGGCCCCTTCGTCGCTGGTTTGCGACGCGAATTGTCGGCATCATCCCGATCGATCGCACCAACACCAAACGGGATCCCAGTGGCAGACACCCGCTGGAGCCGATCTCGGAAGTGCTACGAGACGAAGGCATCGTGCTGCTGTTCCCCGAGGGGACCCGAGGAGAGCCGGAGCAACTCGAAGCGTTCCAATCGGGTGTCGCTCACTTGGCTCGCCGGCACCCAGATGTCCCGATCGTTCCGGTGTTCATGCACGGGCTTGGCAAGGCGCTGCCCAAGGGCGAAGCGATCTTGGTACCCTTTTTCTGTGATGTCTTCGTTGGCGAGCCGCTTGACGCTGGATTGCCAAAAAAGGAATTCATGCAGCAGCTTGGTGAGCGATTCGCCGAATTATCGGCCGAGTCACGGCCCGGCTACGAGCCGGAGAACCCTCGGACCGGTCCGGTTCCGCTGAAATGA
- a CDS encoding ATP-binding protein produces the protein MNIFKRIPIRVRLSFGLVGIMTGTLLMASGLGFFPNEQEEILRGRNKLCESLAISGTAMASTGQVESLKVTLESILHRDDQVQSIGLVSVDGQLLVSAGPHRVLWNVSSDDRMTHMQVPVFRFGKQWGEMQVVFESTGGTLGLNYWAPAWLLIVLIPACLLQFSFFLRKSLDSLDPTGAVPTHVAETLNTFSVGLFLLDARGRVIFANRRLAQYLEMQESDILGKSIDSFDWIFPADAPEERPWNESRRTGDTVLDRNIQYDQTGRRLTFSMNCTTIGKQGSFVTFDDITLIEENKFELAKARDEAKSANEAKSSFLANMSHEIRTPLNAVLGFTDVLRRGLVTNSDEAISHLNMIHTSGAHLLELINDILDISKIEAGRLQVESIDAPLDPIITGVADVLRERAKEKQIELNTQFLTDLPRSLKTDPTRLRQVITNLVGNAIKFTDTGEVKIVTEMVHTTEGQNAIKIDVIDSGIGMTEEQQSKIFESFVQADSTTTRKFGGTGLGLSISRRLTEAMGGELTVTSEEGIGSTFSIWIPLSVDASTEMISPVEIERKAKQKATENHSGLTQVPHQPILVVDDGEANRRLIELVLSRAGAIVSTAGNGLEAIEKISESDYSLIFMDMQMPVLDGYSATRRLREAGLTTPIIALTGNAMKGDREKCLAAGCDDFLTKPVDIDKLLVCVTSHLGEADPCIDSVHLEEHPSNAKLSPALIAPPATRMDGGTTPIHPTLPMDDADFRAITSDFVGRLDSRLAAIEQAIGSKDFETVRCEAHWLKGAGGTVGLGVFTEPASALEQAAKRSECEQADRLLAQIRELHARVVIPATDTSGQPKPTVTQALENQVVDAAPRGLGAIHSTLPVEDRDFREIIIDFVIKLDTRIIEMRSLLQEHAFADLAEVAHWLKGAGGTVGYREFTSPAASLVEAARNEGADPCQAALQEIESVRSRIVVPELDPACD, from the coding sequence ATGAACATTTTCAAACGTATCCCGATCCGAGTTCGATTGTCATTCGGACTCGTTGGTATCATGACCGGCACGCTGCTGATGGCGAGTGGCTTGGGCTTCTTTCCAAACGAGCAAGAGGAAATCTTGCGGGGGCGGAACAAGCTCTGCGAGTCATTGGCCATCAGCGGTACCGCGATGGCATCCACTGGCCAAGTGGAAAGCTTGAAGGTGACGCTCGAGTCGATCCTGCACCGCGACGACCAAGTGCAATCCATCGGGCTGGTGTCGGTGGATGGCCAATTGTTGGTATCCGCGGGACCGCACCGCGTCCTATGGAACGTTTCCTCCGATGATCGCATGACTCACATGCAAGTGCCTGTCTTCCGCTTCGGCAAACAATGGGGTGAAATGCAAGTCGTGTTCGAATCGACCGGTGGTACGCTAGGACTCAATTACTGGGCGCCTGCGTGGTTGTTGATCGTCTTGATTCCCGCATGCTTGCTTCAGTTCTCATTCTTCCTCCGCAAGTCGCTCGACAGTCTGGATCCTACGGGAGCGGTTCCAACGCATGTTGCCGAGACGCTGAACACCTTCTCCGTAGGACTGTTCTTGCTCGATGCCCGAGGGCGAGTCATCTTTGCAAACCGAAGACTCGCTCAATACCTGGAAATGCAGGAGTCCGATATCCTGGGCAAGTCCATTGACAGTTTTGATTGGATTTTTCCCGCGGACGCGCCCGAGGAACGGCCCTGGAACGAATCACGACGAACGGGCGACACGGTATTAGATCGAAACATCCAATACGACCAAACCGGACGGCGTTTGACGTTCAGCATGAACTGCACCACCATCGGGAAACAGGGATCGTTCGTGACCTTCGACGACATCACCTTGATCGAAGAAAACAAGTTTGAATTGGCCAAGGCCCGTGATGAAGCCAAAAGCGCCAATGAGGCCAAAAGCTCGTTCTTGGCAAATATGAGCCATGAAATCCGCACGCCACTCAATGCGGTACTCGGTTTTACCGATGTGTTGCGCCGCGGATTGGTGACCAACAGCGATGAAGCGATTAGTCATTTGAATATGATTCACACCAGCGGAGCCCATTTGTTGGAGCTGATCAACGACATCTTGGACATCTCCAAAATCGAAGCAGGCCGATTGCAGGTGGAATCGATCGACGCCCCCTTGGATCCGATCATCACGGGTGTTGCGGATGTCCTTCGAGAAAGAGCCAAGGAAAAACAGATCGAACTCAACACGCAATTCCTGACGGACCTCCCACGGTCCTTGAAAACAGACCCAACCCGACTTCGACAAGTCATCACCAACCTGGTAGGAAATGCGATCAAGTTCACGGATACGGGCGAAGTCAAGATCGTCACGGAGATGGTTCACACCACCGAAGGACAAAACGCAATCAAGATTGATGTCATCGACTCCGGAATTGGGATGACCGAAGAACAGCAGAGCAAAATTTTTGAGTCCTTCGTCCAAGCGGACAGCACCACGACGCGGAAATTCGGCGGCACGGGATTGGGGTTGTCCATCAGCCGTCGGTTGACCGAAGCAATGGGCGGGGAATTGACGGTCACCAGCGAGGAGGGCATCGGAAGTACGTTCTCCATTTGGATCCCCCTCTCGGTCGATGCATCCACCGAGATGATCTCTCCCGTTGAGATCGAGCGAAAAGCAAAACAAAAAGCGACCGAGAATCACTCGGGGCTGACGCAGGTACCCCATCAGCCGATTTTGGTCGTCGACGATGGCGAAGCCAACCGGCGGCTCATCGAACTGGTCCTGTCCCGCGCGGGAGCGATTGTTTCAACAGCCGGAAACGGACTGGAAGCGATCGAGAAGATCAGCGAAAGCGACTATTCGCTGATTTTCATGGACATGCAAATGCCGGTGTTGGACGGTTACTCGGCGACCCGTCGATTGCGTGAAGCGGGTTTAACGACTCCCATCATCGCCTTGACGGGCAATGCGATGAAAGGCGATCGCGAAAAATGCTTGGCTGCCGGTTGTGATGATTTCCTTACCAAACCGGTCGACATCGACAAATTGTTGGTCTGCGTGACGTCGCATCTTGGTGAAGCCGATCCTTGCATCGACTCGGTCCATCTCGAGGAACATCCATCGAACGCAAAGTTGTCGCCTGCCCTAATTGCACCACCGGCTACGCGAATGGATGGGGGAACCACCCCCATTCACCCTACCTTGCCCATGGACGACGCCGATTTTCGAGCGATCACATCAGACTTCGTCGGGCGACTTGACAGCCGACTTGCTGCGATCGAACAGGCCATCGGATCCAAGGATTTCGAAACGGTTCGTTGCGAAGCCCATTGGCTCAAAGGCGCTGGAGGAACCGTTGGGCTGGGCGTGTTCACGGAGCCGGCCAGTGCCCTCGAACAGGCAGCAAAGCGGTCGGAATGTGAGCAAGCCGACCGTTTACTTGCCCAGATCCGTGAACTGCATGCAAGGGTTGTCATCCCCGCAACCGACACGTCGGGGCAGCCCAAACCCACTGTGACGCAGGCTCTCGAGAACCAAGTCGTTGATGCAGCCCCGCGTGGGTTGGGGGCGATTCACTCAACCCTACCCGTTGAAGATCGGGATTTCCGAGAGATCATCATCGATTTCGTGATCAAACTCGACACACGGATCATTGAAATGCGATCACTGCTGCAAGAGCATGCTTTCGCTGATCTTGCTGAAGTCGCTCATTGGCTAAAAGGAGCAGGAGGAACGGTGGGTTACCGCGAGTTCACCTCACCTGCTGCCTCGCTCGTCGAAGCGGCCCGCAACGAAGGGGCCGATCCATGCCAAGCTGCGTTACAAGAGATTGAATCCGTACGAAGCCGGATCGTTGTTCCAGAACTGGACCCAGCCTGCGACTGA